In Gossypium arboreum isolate Shixiya-1 chromosome 3, ASM2569848v2, whole genome shotgun sequence, the sequence atatatacatataatagtaagaaacgaaacataaagaatatatatatagctaaatataatataataataacaatatataaaacaatagtgataacaatattacatatataacatgattaatatttaaagtgaattaaatagcaaaataatatgaaatccaaggtgaatctgaaaataaatgaaaaggaccaaaattggattaaaatcaaaactttggggctaattttttaaaaatataaaggagAAAGGACCTATTAGAGCGCGTATAAAAGCGTGGGGACAAAAACACAATTAATCCTCCCTCAAAACATAACATAGcaagagggactaaatcgcaaagcgCTACATACTTTAAGgctaatttttgacaaaaaaaatcattttgaagagagaaagaaaaaaaaagaagggagaaagaagagagaatagaggggggaaaggaaatccggccaagggggggcCTTACACGATCGATCGTCGCCATGCTCGCCGTGAGCCATGGCCACCTCCcacggtggccggaaaaggtaaattttttctttcttaacaatatatgtatatataaagaaagaaaaaaaaacacaaaaaaagaaagaaaaaagattcgaaagaagaggaaaaaaagaaaaaatgcaacctttttattgatgtttcttttgtgttcaaaatttgaagggatttttgtgtttgtctcctttttcaatctttgtaaaatacCCCctctttacatgatttttgaatggatttttatagccatcttttacatgattttctattatttctttttctattttgtaggtgatggtggtagacaatggatatcaaaaatgggaggaaaaatggggcaagtgggaaagtggctaggtggctagggtttcttggtttttttttttttttggttaggtgtttttgaattgggtttaatatttgggttttgtaatgggtttgggtagatgtaaatggatcatgggttaagggttttagtgggtttagaggtttggttgggttttgatgaaatcagGCCCggacaatttgggcttctacagatAATACTGTGATATTAAAGCTTCTGGGTCGTAATATTGGTTTATCAGTTTTACAGAACAAAATTTACAACCTATGGAAGCCTTCATTGCCGTTCCTTCTGATAGATATTAAAAATGGCTACTTCTTTCCCAAATTCGATAATAAGCTTGACTGCAAAAAGGTTCTCTCGAAAGGTTCATGGTTCAGTCAGTACCTGACTGTGCAACAGTGGTCGGTGTCATTTGATCTGGCACAAACATTCCCGAGCGTGGTAATGTCGTGGATCAGATTTCTGGGGCCACTAGGATAGATGTATAAACATAAGATCTTAGTGGATATAGGAGGCCTGGTGGGTAAAGTTGCTAAACTAGATTTGAACATAGATAATAGAACAAAAGGAAGATTCACTCGCATGGCAGTTTATGTTAATCTGGACAAACCATTGGTGTATCAAATTATAATCAATGGCAAAACACAGAAAGTTAAGTATGAATTTCTACCAATGGTTTGTTTTCACTGTGGAAGATATGGATACATGAAAGATGTTTGCCTTTTTAGGGTCTCTGAACCCAGATCTGAAAAGCACCTCGTTTGAAACGTTACCGAAAAAAAGAAATCTGATTGTTAACTAATCGGAGGAGATTGGAGGAATTTACGGGCCATGGATGCTTTTTGAAAAGAAATCTATGAAAAAAACCAAGGGATTCACCATTGATGGGTGCTAGAATCATAGCGAAAAAAATGAAGAGTCCTGTTTTCGAGCTTtaacaaaatagaaaataatctTGAAAATCATTCTAATGTCTGGCTAATCGGTACAATAAAGGAAATGAAATATTGTTTGAAGGCATTCAAGATATTAAAACCCCTATTTGAATGGAGGTCGACTGGATATTAGGGCTCAGCTTAAAGGTCCACTCATAAGCTAGGCTTCAAAAATTTGGCAGGCCCTTCAAAGCCAAAACAGATTATTAAGGGATCAAGTGTTGGGCCTCTTTGGTCTAGAAAACAGACAGACAGTCTAAAGGTCTTGAACCATGGTTCTTCTTTAGACCTTAGGGTGAACAAGTCGAGGATGGGCAATAAACCGGGTAAGGGGAATGGGTCGTCTACTAGGCCAATGACAAGTGAGGATTCGACTCTTCATAACCGAATACTGGAGAAACCTAATCGGCAACATCAATTGGAGGCATCAGTTACTGAAAATGAAATCAAGGATCAAGCTGGAGGTGATGGGTTTACAGATTCGGAATTAGCTACTCCTAACAGTGACAATGGTAGTGCCATAGAGTACTTATCCTGACCTAGTTTAGTGTTGCAATGACTTGTCGACATTTTAGTTGCAGATCCCATTGGAGGCCTCAACCCCAGCAGACACACAACAATATCCTTCAAGGATCTTAAAAACCCAGACGACGATGTATTGACGGAGGGGGGCTTCGCTTCAATTTCAGGGGTTGAAAAATTAAAGACGCCGAGAAGGATTTTAGGGGAGAAATTTGAGGGAGCACGTGTttctaaaaattaataaattatccaTGGGCAATGGAGCAAGTTTAAGGTAAACAGTATCTCTAAATCTTTGTTGCATGATTCAATGACTTTATTGGTTGAGTATATTTCGACAGAGCTTATAGAGGAGTTGGGACCAAGTGACCCAAATTTAGTTAAAAGACCTCAGGCCTAAATTGTATTCACTGGACAGTAAGGTTTTTAGTTTACttctaattactttattttatatGGATTTAAATCTAACTATATTTTCTTGGAATTGTCAAGGCTACGCTAGCAGTAAATTTCTTTACATTTTCCGCAAGTTTAATATTGAGCATAACCCAGATATTGTGTGTTTATTGGAACCGGGAGTAAGCGGTAAAAAAGTATAATGactcatttttagtgaaatcgaaacagtggtttcatgaccacaaattcaaagtcaaattttttttaaatattattttaatatctaaagCATGTTAGAATTAttggtataaaaatttcgttaagaaattttaccgtttgtatgctcaatttgtaaaaaaggactaaattgtgtaaagtgcaaaagttgtgttctattagctaaaagtattaaatagctttAGAAATTTAAACTGGAGGTCATTAtacggtaattagaccattaattgagttagtggatgtgcatggctTGGTAATTGAGTAAAATTAAAAGTTaggtaagggtaaaatggtaaaaaagccaattaatgataaaaataaaataaaataaaacaaaatagttatcatcttcacacatgcatgaactgaaaatttcagcaaagaaaAACCATTAGAGACCTTCAACATTCGGCCAAGCACTCCCTTGCATGGTGAATGATTTTCgtttcgtttttaatgatttttatgttttcgagatcattgtagcttaagCTAGCTAAATAGGGGACAAATTTGCAATAtgattgaaagtatagggtttttccatgagaaaattttaatttttcttgaagtttaatggaagaaaataaatcttggttgttaaataaacaacttttattaagtgaattttgttgaaattgtcaaatagggattaaattgagaaatatgaaaattatgtattaaatgtgtgaaattgtaAAATGTATGGGCTTCTATAAGCACATATATAATTCGAATAGGCTTGGTTGttgatgaaattgcatgaattttattttacgagcctagagactaaattgtaaataagtcgAATGtttagggaaaaatggtaattttttcatAGCATGACATTTGGATTGAATTGACTAGAATAAtgattaaaagagttaaatttgattatatagatcaagtaAAGAAACTTTTGGAACTaaatcggggaaaagataaagtcgtAGACTAAGCGATCGTAATTCTCTGTTTgagtttgaggtaagttcgtgtgattaaattgcgtatttatatgctttaatttaaatatatgtatatgaatggtataattattatatataattatcgACCGTATAACCGACGACATACGAAGATTACCGAGCCCCGTTTAAACATTAGGAATTTCgcaggatacaaatgacatgtcattagggttaccgattctagctcttatgagcttaccgatactcagctcgtatgagcttgcCAATATTCAGCTCGGAGGAGCTTACCGTTTATCGCTTGTATGAGCATATATgtacaagaattgacggattatcgTTCAGTACACCTCGTGTGTACCACACGCgtatctatcgatattctaagtggttcaaggGTCATTGTTTTATTACGAGATTATACAAGTTCGATACGAACTAGTACAGGTATTTACATGGAAATGATTTTTATTTGATATACGGATACACGCTATAAATTCTATATGTACATGAAATTTATTAATTGTTGAATTCATACATGATTCTAGATTTTTATATGGATACATGGCTAACTTGGTAAATGGTTATGTATAGGCTTTGGCCAAATTGAATTGAGTTATGCTTTGAGTTACTTACCTAAATTTTTGGTTTTATGTTAcgtttaattttatgttttatgaacttgctaagcttaattgcttactccatttattttttgtgttttatagtgtcTTGGAAGCTAGTTCAGATTGAAAGTCATCAaggatcgcatcacactatcaaacactcattttggtactttggacTTTATATATTTTCAGTTAAATAGATAGGTCATTTGGGCTAATGGTAGCCTCTGTGTTTTGTTGTGTTTTAgccatttgtgttggcttgtATTATGGACATATTTTTGTTATGTAAATATATAAATAGCCTTTGTATATGTGGTATATGGTTGTCATGTGAATGCCTTGTTTGTGACTTGGTATTTTGGGTACCAAATGGTTGAGTTTAAGAATTGGCATGCATGTTAAGTTTTAGGTACAATGACTCATATATGCTTGATCGCATAGGTAGATTTTGGAGGCATAATTGGTATGTTTTAAAGTGGCCAATT encodes:
- the LOC128290532 gene encoding uncharacterized protein LOC128290532, translating into MGNKPGKGNGSSTRPMTSEDSTLHNRILEKPNRQHQLEASVTENEIKDQAGGDGFTDSELATPNSDNVADPIGGLNPSRHTTISFKDLKNPDDDVLTEGGFASISGVEKLKTPRRILGEKFEGARVSKN